The Chryseolinea soli nucleotide sequence CAAATTTCAATGGGAATCGGTTCTCCTTCACTGCCAAACAGGGCGAGGCCATCGGAAGACCCGGTACGATGGAAGTCTATGTGGATGTTCAAGAAAACATACCATTAAAAGTAGCGATACTGGGAGAAGCTATCCCGGTTTTTAAGACTACGATTGAACTGGAGTAAATACAAGGTTAGTGTTCCGCCTTTGTTGGTGTTCTTCACCAACAAATTCAGCAATCTGCCACCCTATGTTGGCGGCAAAAAACAATGCCCACCCCGTTATTTTTCCGACAACAATCTCAACACCTCCTCCTTCCTCCTCCTCGACACCGGAAGGCTCATACCATCTTTTATCCACAACATTCCTTCTTTATCCAGGTGTGCCACGTGCCGGATATTGACCAGGTGGGATTTGTGAATGCGGACGAATCCGTGCTCATTTAAGATCTCTTCGTATTCTTTTAGCGTCTTTGAAACAATGATGGGGTGCTTGTTCAAAAAGTAGAAGTGGGTGTAATTATTATCGCCTTCACAGCGGAGAATATCGGCGGGGTCAATAAAAAAAACACCTTCGGCAGTGCTCAGGGCGAGTTTGAAATGTGATTGATTTTTCTGGTTCAGGTTGTGAATAAGATTATTCACCAGATTTTCTTTTTTGAGGGGGTGACGCTCCTGCTTTATGATATGCCGGTTGATGGCATTTTGCAGTTCCGAAATATCGATGGGCTTTAGCAGGTAGTCCAGGGCGCTAAAGCGGATGGCTTTAATAGCGTATCGATCGTACGCGGTGGTAAATATCACATCGAAGTCGCCATTGCTCGCTTTGTTCAGTAAGTCGAACCCGTTCATGTTCGGCATTTCCACGTCGAGCATGATGAGCGTGGGCCGGAACAGGGGGATCGCATCGAGGGCTTCTTGCGCGGAGCGGCAAATTTTTATGGTTTTATTGCCGGCGATGTGTTTTTCAATCAACCGTTGCAGGATATTGCCTGCCGACAGCTCATCGTCTACGATCATTATTTTTATCATCTCAGCGGGTCTTAGCGTTGGTATACGAAATGTTGATCTCGACCTTTGTCCCCACGGCATTCCCTTCTTCATCCTTGCCGTCCGTTATTTTGATTTCCGCATGGTGGTTGCCACTGGCTTTCAATGCTTCCACCCTTTGCAGCGCCAGGGGAATCCCTTTGGAAGTGAAATGGGAGGAGCCAATTTTTCCCGCTTTTATTTCTGCCGCCCTTTTCATGCCGATGCCATTGTCTTTTATGGTACAGGAGATCGTATGGCCTTTCTCCTCAAACTTTACCGACAATATTTTATCCCCTTCTTTCTGCATCAACCCATGCCAAATAGCATTTTCCACAAAAGGTTGAACCAGCAGCGTGGGAAACAGGGTCACGTCCGCATCGGTTTGCCCGGCATCGATCGAATAATGAAAGGAATGCTGGAAACGCAACGACTCGAGTTCAACATACAACTGGCAAATCTCTATCTCGTTGCTGAGCGGGATGAAATTCTTTTCGGACGAATCCAGTACCATCCGCAACAAGCGGGAAAATTTCGACAGGTATTGATAGGCCGCGGTATAATTTTCACTCACGATCAATTCCTGTATGGCATTTAAACTATTGAAAATGAAATGCGGGTTCATTTGCGACCGCAGCGCCTGGCTTTTCAATTCAGCCATTTGCTGTTGCACCGCTGCTTTTTTTCGCACATTCGTGATCCGGACCCTGAATACAAAGACGATGGCAGACGCCAGGCAAATTCCGCAAAGAAGCCTGAACCACCCGGTGGCCCACCAGGGTGGGAGTATATCAAAAGACACCGATGCTTCATTGGATGAATACACGCCTGTAAAATCACGCGCTTTTACTTTGAACGTATAGTGCCCTGGTGGGAGGTTATTATATCGCACATGGTTCGTGTGGTCACCGGCAATCCAGTTTTTATGCATTCCGTCCAAAGCATATTCATACACCGTTCCGGAAGGGTTACCATACGCAAGCGCAGCAAAACGAAATTCGACGTCATTGCTCGTATGTGCCAGCTGCAACCCGCCGGTGGCAAAATTTCTTTTTACCGCCGTGTCGTTTATGCTGATCGAGGTGATCGCCACCGGGAAAGGCGGCGATTGGTAACGGACCCTATCGGGATGAAAGCGTATGAACCCGTTGCCCGCGCCCGTCAGGATCTCGCCATCGCTGGTCATGGTAAACGGGCTGTAAAAATTGATCAACCCCAATCCTTTTGAACGATCAAAATTTTCAATCGCTCCGTCCGGGCTTATTCTCGAAATCCCATGATAACTCGTGGTCCATATCGCGCCCGACCGATCTGCCAGCAATGAAAAGACATTGTTTTCCGGCAATCCTTCGCTAGCCGTAATTTGAGTGAATTTAGTTCGATCCGTATTGGTGGAAGCACAGCGGGCAATGCCTCCGGCATAGGTAGCAATCCAGATCGTGTTCGCTTTATCTTTTACAACATCCGTGATAAGTGCCGAAGGCATAAAGCCTTGAACTTTCTTTGAAACCGGGAAGCGGGTGAAACGCTCATCTTTCAGATCGCAAACGAAGAGACCATGGTCGAACGTACCGATCCAGAGCTTATTTAAATCCTTGTCGAAATAAAGACAGGTGGGAAGCGAAGAATTGAACTGGGCGTTGGCCAGCTTCTTTTGCGAGCGGTCGTGCTCATTGTATCGATACAGCCCATCGTTGAGACAGGCAAACCAGTAGTTGCCCTGTCCATCTTCCGCCATGTCGGTAAAGAGTATATTGCTGGATTGTGATTGAAATGAGGATAGGGCAAATTGTTGTGTGCGGCGATCAAGTATAAAAGCATGCGGCAGTGCCAAGATCCACAACCGGCCTTTGCTGTCTTCAAAAATGACGGAACATTTCTTCAACGGCTTGCCCAGGATCTCCGTGAGCACCTTCGACTTGCCGGTTGCCCGGTCTTTGATGATCAAACGGTTTGTCGCGGGGGAACTGATATAGTATTTGTCGTCTGTCTGGCTGTAAAAAACAGTATGCACCGGGTGATTCAGTCGGTACAGATCATTTTCAGTTACGTCGCCCGGTGGCGATGGAGAAATAACTTCGGTAAACAAGAAAGGCGTCCGGGCAGGATTGAACCGGCTCAGCCCTCCACTGGTGCCAACCCAAACCAGCCCCTCGTCGTCCTGGTACACGGTGCGGACGTTGCCGGGCAACAGCGAATACGGATTGTCCGTGATGTGCTGTATCCTGATCGCTTCCTGCGTGGTCGTATTAATTTCCAAAATATCATTTCCTGCCGGTAACCATTTCAGGTCTCCGACCTGGCGGGCATCGCCGGGCAAATACTTTGTGAGCGGAATCTCATCCCAGGCCAGATCCTTCCGGGCATTGTCGGCGACAGAAAGTATCTCCAGTTTGGGGTAAGGATTTTGGACAAAGTAAACCGTTTTCCCATCCGGTGATGATTCCAATTGGATAAAGTGATCCACATTTTTACTGCTGTAATACCGGAACGTTCCGGTGCTCATAGAAAAACTAAAGAGCCCGACGCTGGTGCCCAGCCACAATTCATCGTCCGATTTCTTATAGATCTTTCGTATGGTGAGGTAGGAATGTTGCAGTTGGGGAAATAACGCGACGGCAAACTGCTTCCATGGAAAATAGGTGAACTTCTTTGTCTGGACATCGTAATAACACAGATCCTTCACATCGGCCGCGAGCCAGACCTTGTTCGTTTTATCGATCCAGACATCCCAGATCAGATCGCTGGGCAACCTCTCTTCTTTCTTCGACGCATCGGCAGAAAAAATAAAGATACTGTCCGACACGGTGTTGATAACATTCAGGCCGCTTTGTGTGGCCACCCAAAGCGAACCGTCGGCATCCTGTTCAACGTCGTTGATATAGGGATTGGAAATATCTCTTTTGCCGATGCCGGTATTATACCAGAGGAACGAATGTCCATCGTAGCGGTTCAGCCCGTTTTCCGTACCCACCCACACGAACCCGGTCGCGTCCTTCGTGATGCAGGTAATACGATTATCCGACAAGCCATCGGCTGTGGTCAGGTTTTCAAACTGGTACCGCTGTTGCGCCTGCGCCACGAGCGGCACTCCCGTTCCCATGAGCACGATCAGAAAATACAGCAACGGGTATGACCGGGTATCCACACGTAAAAATTACAAACAAAAACAGAGGTAAAAAAAACCAGGCAAGCGTTTTACCGCTTTCTCAGGAAAAACCACCGTTCCCTCATTCGGGCGAAAGGATAACAACCATTGTATAATTCATGTCGACCACTCTCTTTTTTAAGAGTGACCGCTGTCGTTTTCTGCCGTAATTTTCATTCGCCATGCCTATCTATCCTGCTTACCGGGATGCATGCCGCGTGTAGTTTCTTCGTCGACGGCAGTATTATCCATGCCGGCTCAAAGGATTGATGTTAACTAAAGAAAGACATTCCACTATGAGAAT carries:
- a CDS encoding LytR/AlgR family response regulator transcription factor, with amino-acid sequence MIKIMIVDDELSAGNILQRLIEKHIAGNKTIKICRSAQEALDAIPLFRPTLIMLDVEMPNMNGFDLLNKASNGDFDVIFTTAYDRYAIKAIRFSALDYLLKPIDISELQNAINRHIIKQERHPLKKENLVNNLIHNLNQKNQSHFKLALSTAEGVFFIDPADILRCEGDNNYTHFYFLNKHPIIVSKTLKEYEEILNEHGFVRIHKSHLVNIRHVAHLDKEGMLWIKDGMSLPVSRRRKEEVLRLLSEK
- a CDS encoding ligand-binding sensor domain-containing protein, translated to MDTRSYPLLYFLIVLMGTGVPLVAQAQQRYQFENLTTADGLSDNRITCITKDATGFVWVGTENGLNRYDGHSFLWYNTGIGKRDISNPYINDVEQDADGSLWVATQSGLNVINTVSDSIFIFSADASKKEERLPSDLIWDVWIDKTNKVWLAADVKDLCYYDVQTKKFTYFPWKQFAVALFPQLQHSYLTIRKIYKKSDDELWLGTSVGLFSFSMSTGTFRYYSSKNVDHFIQLESSPDGKTVYFVQNPYPKLEILSVADNARKDLAWDEIPLTKYLPGDARQVGDLKWLPAGNDILEINTTTQEAIRIQHITDNPYSLLPGNVRTVYQDDEGLVWVGTSGGLSRFNPARTPFLFTEVISPSPPGDVTENDLYRLNHPVHTVFYSQTDDKYYISSPATNRLIIKDRATGKSKVLTEILGKPLKKCSVIFEDSKGRLWILALPHAFILDRRTQQFALSSFQSQSSNILFTDMAEDGQGNYWFACLNDGLYRYNEHDRSQKKLANAQFNSSLPTCLYFDKDLNKLWIGTFDHGLFVCDLKDERFTRFPVSKKVQGFMPSALITDVVKDKANTIWIATYAGGIARCASTNTDRTKFTQITASEGLPENNVFSLLADRSGAIWTTSYHGISRISPDGAIENFDRSKGLGLINFYSPFTMTSDGEILTGAGNGFIRFHPDRVRYQSPPFPVAITSISINDTAVKRNFATGGLQLAHTSNDVEFRFAALAYGNPSGTVYEYALDGMHKNWIAGDHTNHVRYNNLPPGHYTFKVKARDFTGVYSSNEASVSFDILPPWWATGWFRLLCGICLASAIVFVFRVRITNVRKKAAVQQQMAELKSQALRSQMNPHFIFNSLNAIQELIVSENYTAAYQYLSKFSRLLRMVLDSSEKNFIPLSNEIEICQLYVELESLRFQHSFHYSIDAGQTDADVTLFPTLLVQPFVENAIWHGLMQKEGDKILSVKFEEKGHTISCTIKDNGIGMKRAAEIKAGKIGSSHFTSKGIPLALQRVEALKASGNHHAEIKITDGKDEEGNAVGTKVEINISYTNAKTR